agaaattgctcgcttaatataataggatagtcatcaaaatatttaatctcagtTATGAgactttattattcaaaaatatatttctttgagAGTGAATCATGATTGATCACtttgaacaaaaatgaacagtagctattaacatagagaaacaatagcgtaagtagatatctcatggtgtagggcgtttatgtcgcaacttttactgttatctcaagccgattactgtcgatttttactgttttgaccaagagtgtatgaacggcacaatttgagagactaccagcgtcataaagcttcacgggaaagaaatacgtggactatcggcttgagataacagtaaaagttgcgacataaacgccctataccatggcataaatgtacttatgctattgtttctctatgctattaatCAGATATAcaagtatcagctatcctctatagaaggcagtggcaatgcagagaatcggcaacattgttcttctatctttcttcactgtggaccacactataataGAAATTACATTCAACAAAAATGATCACAATTTAATATACAATATATCGATTAAAACATCTCACTATAGATTCTATAAGGCAATGTATATTGATGAAGGAACAGGTTAGGCAACCCTCATTACATTATTGCAATACTTTTTTAGCCAGTAGAATATGTGTGAAATCTGAAGGGGCAAGATAGGCAACCCTTCTTACACTAAAAAACTTACTTCAGAAAATTCTTTAgtactgtatcaaattatggtgttgtgtatcaagttgagatgatactgtatcatgttgtggttgttcttgttctatagtgaggtccacgttataatggcaatttttgataaacattggtgttgcggtacttgtctatcattccacataGCAGATGGTGCTATCCTGtcctgtatcaaattatggtgttgtgtatcaagttgggatgatactgtatcatattgtcgaaagctaattgctatagtgaggtccacgttataatggcagtatttgattaacattggtgttgctatccatgtctatcattctactaagcagatagctctatcctgctCTGTATAAAGctgggatgatactgtatcatattgtgttgatactgtatcatgttgtggttgttcttgtactatagtgaggtccatgttataatggcagttctgataaacattggtgttgctatattTGTCTATCAtttcacaaagcagatagctctatcctgttctgtatcaaattgtggtgttgtgtatcaagttgagatgatactgtatcaagttgagatgatactgtatcgagttgagatgatactgtatcaagttgagatgatactgtatcaagttgagatgatactgtatcatagtatgttgatactgtatcatattgtcgaatactaattgctatagtggtCTCCActttttaatggcagtgtttgattaacattggtgttgctatccttgcctatcattccaCATAGCAGATGGTGCTATCCTGtcctgtatcaaattatggtgttgtgtatcaagttgagatgatactgtatcatgttgtggttgttcttgttctatagtgaggtccacgttataatggcagtattcaatcaacattggtgttgctatccttgcctatcattccacaaagcagatagctctatcctgttttttatcaaattatggtgttgtgtatcaagttgagatgatactgtatcatgttgtggttgttcttgttctttagtgaggtccacgttataatggcaatattcgattaacattggtgttgctatccttgtctatcattccacaaagcagatagttctatcctgttttttatcaaattatggtgttgtgtatcaagttgagatgatactgtatcatattgtggttgttcttgttctatagtgaggtccatgttataatggcagtatttgattaacattggtgttcctatccttgtctatcattccacacaGCAGATacctctatcctgttttgtatcaaattatggtgttgtgtatcaagttgggatgatactgtatcatattgtttttatactgtcttatgttgtggttgttcttgttctatagtggggttcacgttatattggcagtatgtgataaacattggtgttgctatccttgtctatcatttcacaaagcagatagctctatcctgttctgtatcaaattgtggtgttgtgtatcaagttgagatgatactgtatcatattgtcgaacgccaattgctatagtgaggtccacgttataatggcagtatttgattaatattggtgttgctatccttgtctgtcagtGTTGCTTTATAGCTTCGCTACGTTGTCAGATCGTTGTCATAAATACATTCAACAAATCCTTcagtctcaattatgaaaatttattattagatcgttggaaaatatatattcattaattcttttccattatttttcgCCAATTTAGTCCAAGTTATCACGATACATAATCTATTGTCTATTACATactaacaggtaacccgtgctccgcaagggtctaattgaaaacttgacgtaatgaaatcttgaataattgaaaataggcctataaccatcctcggtttaTTAAGAATCcttatgcaaaatttctaattaatcagttgagtagttgagacgtgatgatgcgtcaaacataattttcctatcccatacttgcataagccagttatttccttcattatagtagcctatattattattctatttatttatttatttaatcattcagaataataacacaacttacagaaaagttccacaggcttataagcccaaaacggttccaattttaatttatacaacagtccaaatgtagctaggttttgtgtcacttaacattctcctattgcacactcaatttacaattcaaaacacacaaaaatcattttcaaattaaaaaaatacttcttaactaaattaaatcaatcacaattaattagaaaattccaaactttgaaaaaactataaaattttgtgaccgaaaagacaaacacactatttagaactttTCTCGATTCGCCAATCCAATCAGCCAATCATAGAGTTTCCTGTCGTGTGCGGATAGAAAAAAAAcctcgtgtggcttggcccatGAATTAATTAGAGCACAGGAACTCCAAtcagtttttcaaaatatttttaatagagTTAATAAGGTAATGTTATAAATACAGGAGAACACATTTTTACTAATAATTCTTTTATATTTCTTCACATCTATAGTATATAGCTTCTTATAGGCAACTGaagtaataaaaacaaattgagaacaACGAAAAACTAATTGATAGATAACAAAAACCTCAAGGATtccaaatatattattataaacatacATTTAATAgtcaaaattaatcaatatctccacaaaattaatcaatagctccacaaaattaatcaatagctccacaaaattaatcaatagcTCCACAAAATTAATCAGTGACCccacaaaattaatcaatagcTCCACAAAATTAATCAGTGACTccacaaaattaatcaatagcTCCACAAAATTAATCAGTAGCTccacaaaataaatcaatagatcCACAAAATTAATCAGTGACTacacaaaattaatcaatagctccacaaaattaatcaatagcTCCACAAGATTAATCAGTGACTccacaaaattaatcaatagctccacaaaattaatcaatagcTCAAAACTCCATAATGAACTAGGAAATTTTTCTATAATGAGTTCACTTCAAAGTGTCAGTATTTCGAAAGAATAACACCTATGTTTCCCATTTAACCAACGCTGACAGCCAGAAGTCGATCTCACTCTAATtatcacattatttattattatctctatctagcaggtaacccgtgctccgcaagggtctaataataattgaaaacttgaagtacTGGAATCtggaagaatttaaaataggcctataaccatcctcggtaaattaggaatctatatgcaaaatgtcaagttaatgagttgagtagttgagacgtgatgatgcgtcattcgtgaatttcctatcccctacctgtataagccaacactttcctttattatattatataaattagtacaataaattatctcaaGTGGTAGTATAGAGCTGCACACTACGTAGTATTTGATAGcgctatcctgttctgtatcaaattatggtgttgtgtatcaagttgagatgatactgtatcttattgtcgaacactaattgctatagtgacgttcacgttataatgacagtgaagaaagatagcagaacaacgttgccgaacctctgtcttgtcaatgccttctatagacggtagctgatacaggtttattgatgtaatattaactgttcattctcgtttgaaataagtGTATTCTATTCGCCAAGAagatatatttctcaataattcgataataaattttcataattgagaatgaatattttgaGGATTAAttatgttttcgccacactgcacagaaagcagctgttttccagtccctacgttgatctgaaagacattgtttgcaggacgactctcgtctgacgtcagaacaggtttctttccggcctaggccggaaagagtaccctttccagccgctaacatgaaaaggtgatcaaaaaatagctgatcaaaaaacttttcattatttgtgttcattattcaataattaaaacatttataataatatcatcttactgtcatttgaaagaacaaaaaaagtgtaaactcaacctcccacataattgaacatcatcttttaggttatttagacaaatcagaataaaaaatgaaaatacttggacaatttccagatatacctcagatttgctagagctatcaccttccacttctgctttcggaagtgcttagtaaacaactagtcctctcatatatatattgtttatttttgtgtgtggcgaaaaatagcgttcgcaccacgggcaaaaatgtttttccggcccgaaatcggttttcaagtccgaggccgtaggccgaggactagaaaagattcagagccggaaaaatctcattttctgctctaggtgcgaaatatactatttcaataatttgataatgaattttcataatcaaaatgaaatattttgttaatatcaATCATCAATTCCACATTTTAAAATGatgatctgacaacagagcaaagcgagaaagagatagcgctatctgctttgttgaatgatagacaaggataggaataccattgttaatcaaacactgccattataacgtggacctcactatagaacaagaacaaccacaacatgatacagtatcaacacaatatgatacagtatcatcccaacTTTATACAGagcaggatagagctatctgcttagtggaatgatagacatggatagcaacaccaatgttaatcaaatacagccattataacgtggacctcactatagcaatattggctttcgacaatatgatacagtatcaactcaacttgatacacaacaccataatttgatacagaactaaCAGAGTTTgtatgttcattcttgtttgactAAAATAGAACCCatcatcaattaataattattatcgtaaatttacatttttttctatttaattaGCTTATTATATCactctaaggcccggttgcacaaaagccggttaaattttaatcatgtttAAGTACATACGATACAATCAGAGATGACTTCTTTTAAAAGCCGGCTTCTCTGATGGATCTTGAACcacgattaaaacttaaccggcttttgtgcaaccggcactaaatgtttcagttaaatacaactttttattcaacataaatataacgacaaaatactgtatttttaGGCTGTAAGGTTGTGCataggctaaaaataaactttctactgacgatatttttcaaagtttttcgatttgtatgttatcaagctatcaaaatgaaaaagttttctcaggaaaacatttttttcgatcattacttttcgatatatgagcgcctaaagtttaaatttttgggacagaacatttcgaattcggtaagagataaatccatgagattcaggcctggttgcacaacagccggttaaattttaaccgtgaataATTTCACGataaaccaatcagagaaggtgtttttgaaaagaggctttctctgattggtactcgtcgaattaatcacggttaaaatttaaccggctgttgtgcaaccggcacttagaggataaattcttcatggtattgttgaacgaataaaacaaaaactacCTGAAAACATCCatttttaagaaagttattcaattcactaaaaacttccaaaaaaaacttttagttgagttatttttggtaaattgaataactttcttaaaaattgatatttttaatagatttttattctatttaatcaacaataactttcctcagtaagaacataacctattttttcggacattttatttatttatcaaaatttggaaacagaatagttttgggcaatgcctgttgttctatcccgatcatattcatatgatttgtaattgtatcaaaaaataaataaataccatgaagaatttatcttctaaatctcatggatttatctcttaccgaattcgaAATGTactgtcccaaaaattaaaacttaaggcgctcatatctcgaaaaataatgatcggaaaaaaatgttttcctgagaaaactttttcattttgatagcttgatgatatacaaatcgaaaaacaactttgaaaaaaacaccagtagaaagtttatttttagccttagCATTTATGTATTTATCCATACATTTGAGTCTATAACctataacatagagaaacaataagcgtaagtagatatcccatggtatagggcgtttatgtcgcaacttttactgttatctcaagccgatagtccacgtagttctttcctgtgaagctttatgacgctggtagtctctcatattgtgccgttcatacattcttacccggtcaaaacagtaaaaaaagacaatattcgacagtaatcggcttgagataacagtaaaagttgcgacataaacgccctataccatgggatatctatttatgctattgtttctctatgttctCACTCTAAACTAGGGATGTTTCTGATTGTCTCTTGAACCATTCTATTCTTCACTTTCATCCCTTTAGTTGtcttatcaacttttttctccCTTGATTCATATTTCCCACACTTTAACCCTTGATCCATCCCTAGCATATCCCCTCACCGTTTACACCATTCTAAACAACACTGTCACCATTTTTTCCCTGAATAAATTCCCTGATAACCTTGGCTACTTCCTCCCTGCTTCCCTCATTCATATGCAGGTGATGGGTTCCATTGAGTTCGTGATACTCGAACTTTCTCGAAGTCTTCCGGATTTTGTCTAGTAGTTCCCCGTAGACCTCGGGCAGTTCGAATGTGATCCCAGGCCTGGCGCGAATGTTGAGATACTCACAGCTGATTTTGTCGGCGTAGGCGTAAACCTGGTCTTTCGAGAACATTGCTAGACCTGCCACCTGTCGACAGAAATTGGAAACAATCGAtaaatagtagttctgtgaacagtagacctcacgcaatattctcatccacaagtacctgattgaaactatagacgttatggaaatacagcaatagactggcttctccacacatctgtgtaatcacttgtcagctgatttatgatgaataattgtatagtctgatttttactctaatattggcgtatgaaggaggctcctttttccttttatactagtagttctgtaaacagtagacctcacgcagtattctcatccacaagttcctgattgaaactatagaccttttggaaacacagcaatagactggcttctcaacatatctgtgtaatcactagtcagctgatttatgatgaataattctatagtctgatttttactctaatattggcgtatgaaggaggctcctttttccttttatactagtagttctgtgaacagtagacctcacgcagtattctcatccacaagtacctgattgaaactatagaccttatggaaatacagtaatagactggcttctcaacatatctgtgtaatcacttgtgatttatgatgaataattctatagtctgatttttactctaatattggcgtatgaaggaggctcctttttccttttatactagtagttctgtgaacagtagacctcacgcagtattctcatccacaagtacctgattgaaactatagaccttatggaaatacagcaatagactggcttctccacacatctgtgtaatcacttgtcagctgatttatgatgaataattctatagtccgatttCTACTCAATATCTAGAATATTTACTAAacatatactagtagttctgtgaacagtaaacctcacgctcagtaagttacattgacctgttgttatgttttctcaaaaattaatgaattatttatcaatttaaaatgtctagaaaaaatcctgaataaacatagagctttctgtactatatcgtaccgtgacgtgtcgtcccggaatgtgagtgtgagcgctgttgtcaggtctggctgcaactatctacaacgttgatggaaacatacattttcaagatgttcgatgtttttgaacgggtagtattatagtccactagacaactgatttatgatgaataattctatagtctgatttttactctaatattggcgtataaaggaggctcctttttccttttatactagtagttctgtgaacagtagacctcacgcagtattctcatccacaagtacctgattgaaactatagaccttatggaaatacagtagtagactggcttctcaacatatctgtgtaatcacttgtcagctgatttatgatgaataattctatagtctgattttcactctaatattggcgtatgaaggaggctcctttttccttttatactagtagttctgtgaacagtagacctcgcgctcagtaagttacaatgacctgttgttatgttttctcaaaaattaataaataatttatcaatttaaaatgtctagaaaaactcctagagctttctgtcctatcgtaccgtgacttgtcgtcccggaatgtgagtgtgagcgctgttatcaggtctggctgcaactgtctacaacgttgatggaaagatacattttcaagatgttcgacgtttttgaacgggtagtattatagtcaactgtctactaacgttgatggaaagatacaacattttcaagatgttcgatgtttttgaccgggtagtattatagtccactagacagctgatttatgatgaataattctatagtctgatttttactctaatattgacgtatgaagaaggctcctttttccttttatattatccttgaaatgaaaaattttcgaaaaccttgtatatacgtcgacgcgcaattaagaaaggaacatacctgtcaaatttcatgaaaatctattaccgcgttccgccgtaaatgcgcaacatataaacatataaacatttgaacattcaaacatctaaacattaagagatattccaaaccgttgacttgaatcttagacctcacttcgctcggtcaattgaataaaaatatggtgtggcgcactcacacaacttccttgccgttatgaaaattgatcaactgacgctagtgttcacgcgcatctcaagtctactattctaagatatgagccagctggtgacaggacaatagcgctgcagacacacgaggtctgctatgtcttcatagtgaatgattcaataaaatcaacagttgccaacagttttgcaattgaataatcttatttcctcgaatttcgagctaattttcaattttaggtgaaaatgttactgaacattaattgtagagatttttatgagtaccttaatttttttcggaaatcaatattttccttacctatggtaatagggcaaggaaagtaaaaataataagaaattgtcaaaaaccacagatttattgatagttagaaagaccggtttctgtttgagattgacaatggtgtaacaaccgaaaccggtctttctaagtatcttttaatctgtggtttttgactttttttttagtatttttatttaatgtgaatttattCTACACTAttaaccacaatatcaacttctcaactacacaaaaagcaatcgataaatcattcattttcattattcaattcaaattatgtatgtTTTTATGCCAAGTTAGTCtaaactcacacttaggcgactgaggtggagaagagactggactctagtggagagcatgtgtttccaaatggtgacactcagaccagtcgattctagtctccgcgacgtcaccctATTGATAACACATGTTCTCCACTAgtgtccagtctcttctccacttgagtcgcctaagtgtgatcCGAGCCTtcggtcctgtagctttgcctatcggcggagtgccactagactacaatactacccaaacaaaaacatccaacatttttgataatatatcttttcataagcaacagatgctcttttgtatcttctcaaaagcaacatgttgcatTCGAAAAGACACACAAGAGCTATAATGTACCTTAACATaaagaacagatgttcttttgtaTCTACTCAGAAGCAACGTTATGCaaccgaaaagatacacaaggagcttttagGAGTTAAGTCCTTTTAGCATAACACAGCCAGTCAGCTGTATAAGTGAAAATTAACTGACCTTCAATCGTGGATCCCTGGTGACATAAGCTCGCTACTGTTTTGtcattgatacagtatcacctcacatgatacagtatcatctcaacttgatacagtaatatatcaacttgatacacaacaccataatttgatacaaaacttgcaaactttgaataaattctacaaaccatgggatatttcatatgctatcttttctctctgCTTTAACTGACCTTCAATCGTGGATCCCTGGTGAATATAAACTCGCAACTGTTTTGCTATTGATACAATATcagcacaatatgatacagtgtcAACACAATATTATGATACACTATTAACACAatacgatacagtatcatctcaacttgatatccaACTCcctaatttgatacaaaaatttcaaactttgaatgaattctacaaaccatgggatatcttcttatgttatcttttctcttaGCTATGAATGACCTCCAATCGTGAATCCCTAGTGAATATAAACTTGCGACTGTTTTGCCAtcgatacagtatcaacacattatgatacagtttaatctcaacttgatacacaacaccataatttgatacaaaacttccaaattttgaatgaattctacaaaccatggaatATCGTCTTATGATATCATTTCTTTATGGCATCacaataaatgatacagtatttcatcacatgatacagtatcatctcaacttgatacacaaaatCATAACTGgatacaaaacttgcaaactttgaatgaattctacaaaccatggtaCATATTATCCTCTTATGATATTTATATTCTCTATGTTATCACCACACTTAGTacaatatcaacacaatatgatacagtatcaactcaatttgatacacaacaccataatttgatacaaaacttccaactttgaatgaattctacaaataatcttcttatgctatcttttcttagCTTTCCACTACGGTCTATGCTAAAACTAACCTTCAATCGTGAGTTTATGAATATTTCTACCTCGAACTATGAAATAAAGTTAACATTAGTCAAGAATCTAACCTCAGAAACAGTGAAAATGAACTGACCTTCAATTGTGTGAACTGATCCCGGTTTTGCCATTGATATAGtattatctcaacttgatacagtatcacctgacatgatacagtattatctcaacttgatacagtatcatctcaacttgatacagtatcacctcacatgatacagtatcatctcaatttgatacagtatcacctcacatgatacagtatcatctcaacttgatacagtatcacctcacatgatacagtatcatctcaacttgatacagtatcacctcacatgatacagtatcatctcaacttgatacagtatcacctcacatgatacagtatcatctcaacttgatacagtatcacctcacatgatacagtatcatctcaacttgatacacaacaccataatttgatacaaaacttcctaactttgaatgaattctacaaaacatgtgatatatcttcttatgctatcttttctctgtgatATAATACTGACCTTCAATCGTGGATCCCGTGTGAACATAAATTCTCGACTGTTTTGCCGTGACGGCTGCATCCCTCGCTTCATCATAGTCTGGCAACTCTGCTTCGTCAGCGATCCGTTGTGGGCGTCCATTGCTATCTGTACCATCTCGTCGTACTCGTAGCGTGGCTGGCTACTTTCCGGCAGGCCCTCGTATTTCAGAAATCTGTCAATTAACGGAAAATTAACAGACAAAAGTACTAAGAGTAATTAATGGGTTAGCACAAATAGATGAATGACTCATTCATAAAAGCATGACTACTTTCTAGCAGGTCCTCGTATTTCAGATATCTGTCAATTAACAAAAGTTATTGAAGAATTGGGTTAGCAATGGGTTAGCACAAATAGATAATGAGTACAATACGCGTCCCGTAGCTCTGCCTCGGTAACTTTTaaacggcatataggcaaggtatggttcgcggggtaatattcacggctttgcaaaaacatcaggcttcagagtgtctatagtgaggtccacgttataatggcagtggagaaagataagagaaaacCGTTGctgatcctcactgtcttgtaaatgccttctatagacggtagctgatacaggtttattgaggtaatattaactgttcattctcgttaaaaataatcaattatatttcattaagcaagaaattatatttttcaataatttcatggtGCATTTTCATgaatgagattaaatattttgttaattaaatatcaattctactacattgttaaaagacgatctggcaacagagcaaagcgagaaagagatgatACACAactacaacatgatacagtatcaccacaataatatgatgcagtatcatctcaacttgatacacaataccataattttatacaaaacttATCTcctgtggaatgatagacaaggaaaagcaataccattgctaatcaaacattgccattacaacgtggacctcactatagaacaagaaaaaccattcatgatacagtatcaacacaatatgatacagaaacatctcaacttgatacaaaacaggacagagctatccgctttgtggaatgatagacaaggatagcaacaccaatgttaatcaaatactgtcattacaacgtggacctcactatagaacaagaacaaccacaacatgatacagtatcaccacacatgataagtatcaacacaatatgatacagtataatctcAACGTGATacaaaacaccataatttgatacaaaatgggatagcgctatctgctttgttgaatgatagacaaggatagcaataccattgccaatcaaacactgtcattataacgcg
Above is a genomic segment from Nilaparvata lugens isolate BPH unplaced genomic scaffold, ASM1435652v1 scaffold5237, whole genome shotgun sequence containing:
- the LOC120355919 gene encoding probable serine hydrolase, whose product is MADCNLVEPTVKEIEIPVPWGVIKGKWWGPEDRQPYLALHGWQDNCGSFDALASQLAPDISLLCIDLPGHGLSSPYPQGMTYYIFWDTMVLIRRIVNHYKWRKVSLIGHSLGGAAGFLYAGAFPQDVDKLISIDIVCPRIARTEVLMKQVPRLLLLSVNFPLIDRFLKYEGLPESSQPRYEYDEMVQIAMDAHNGSLTKQSCQTMMKRGMQPSRQNSREFMFTRDPRLKVAGLAMFSKDQVYAYADKISCEYLNIRARPGITFELPEVYGELLDKIRKTSRKFEYHELNGTHHLHMNEGSREEVAKVIREFIQGKNGDSVV